A window of Nicotiana tabacum cultivar K326 chromosome 24, ASM71507v2, whole genome shotgun sequence contains these coding sequences:
- the LOC107808612 gene encoding uncharacterized protein LOC107808612 produces the protein MGPHEPYWRTNSSFSPAPSRWDFRFQPEALSFGSNDGVQLYGSSASSNSRESRGWVRGNQLANHQYLVSDGGVGAYYSSPSDISPAQQWTPPAIQEINVDDYGTSRRDAILRPFSFSPTMEGTSTARDGGGSTSSRSDNSDCDSITKSHSSHRSFPSRRFFMSKPIHPLSFPTETPRREAIDSLSPGFLELDTSTPQRDKHRLSSASGSLDLTEASESFQSEFLSKPCNPSDGFRCGLCERFLSQRSPWSSRRIVRSGDMPVAGVLSCLHVFHAECLEQTTPKSCKSDPPCPICAKLEDGSSPDQRPFSKFFPRLKTFNEDGPSKPWGCAYSGDCVEGALQAPSRSTMLSLNKNRFRKNLSLKGNSGKEFSGKLRKTNTFSSQLFIGSVDHAVVGSSKATSSGKK, from the exons ATGGGCCCACATGAGCCCTACTGGCGGACTAATTCAAGCTTCTCGCCAGCACCATCCAGATGGGATTTCCGTTTCCAACCTGAAGCATTATCTTTTGGGTCTAATGATGGGGTTCAATTGTATGGATCTTCTGCTTCGTCAAACAGCAGAGAGAGTAGAGGTTGGGTGAGGGGAAACCAATTGGCCAATCACCAATATCTCGTATCAGATGGTGGTGTTGGTGCATACTATAGTAGTCCGTCGGACATCTCTCCTGCACAACAGTGGACTCCACCAGCTATCCAAGAAATCAATGTTGATGATTATGGTACTTCAAGGAGGG aTGCAATCTTGAGGCCATTTTCATTTTCACCCACAATGGAG GGAACATCAACTGCTAGGGATGGTGGAGGTTCAACTTCATCCCGATCTGACAATAGTGATTGTGATTCAATCACCAAGTCCCATTCGTCTCATCGTAGCTTCCCAAGTCGTCGTTTCTTTATGTCTAAACCCATACATCCTCTGTCATTTCCAACTGAAACACCTAGAAGAGAAGCTATTGACAGCCTCTCACCTGGTTTTTTAGAACTTGATACCTCAACACCGCAAAGAGATAAACACCGCTTGAGCAGTGCTAGTGGCAGTCTTGACCTGACAGAGGCTTCTGAATCCTTCCAATCTGAATTCCTAAGTAAACCTTGTAACCCTTCAGATGGCTTCAGATGTGGGTTATGCGAGAGGTTTCTCTCGCAGAGGTCGCCTTGGAGTTCCCGACGAATTGTGAGAAGTGGAGATATGCCAGTTGCTGGGGTTCTTTCATGTCTCCATGTATTTCATGCTGAATGTTTGGAGCAAACTACACCAAAATCATGTAAAAGTGATCCTCCGTGTCCCATCTGCGCCAAGCTCGAAGATGGTAGTTCTCCGGATCAGCGACCTTTTTCCAAGTTCTTTCCTAGGCTTAAAACGTTCAATGAAGACGGACCATCCAAGCCTTGGGGCTGTGCTTATTCTGGAGATTGTGTTGAAGGGGCCTTGCAAGCACCATCTCGGAGCACTATGCTCTCACTAAACAAGAACCGGTTTAGGAAGAATCTTTCTTTGAAGGGTAATTCGGGAAAGGAATTTTCAGGGAAATTAAgaaaaactaatacattttcgTCACAGCTATTTATTGGGTCAGTTGATCATGCAGTGGTGGGATCTTCAAAAGCAACAAGTTCCGGGAAGAAGTAA